One Oryza glaberrima chromosome 11, OglaRS2, whole genome shotgun sequence genomic region harbors:
- the LOC127755729 gene encoding uncharacterized protein LOC127755729 has protein sequence MDRDWMSEPRTSASYKDGVAHFLSIAFRDVPDDAKVLCRCVNCRNRITQNYDRVKTHLRCAGILQSYTKWIHHGEKYDAPSLVFAPVSGNPRNIPISSAHKSNVVEVGDGRSDNMEGLLNAAFGREDSFESISSASIDDDGIYFESSYAEPNMVEDENNTFGDGHNGGEQDMFTRLLKDAKTKLYHGCDKFSRQIYRRIVMKQKKIIRGLGLGYQKIHACPKDCVLFRGDKDNQESCDVCGSSRWITDKNGYPVESKGKKKPAKVLRYFPLIPRIQRLFSTEQTSGEMRWHEEGRTKDGLLRHPADGEAWNDLNTRYPGFSADARNVRLGLASDGFNPFRNMSSKHSTWPVMLIPYNLPPWICMKQTSLILSMIIPGPHSPGNDIDVYLEPLVDELLQLWQGVETYDASARKKFSLRATLLWTLNDFPAFAYLYGWSTGGKYACPSCATLTKSFRLKKGGKFCYMGHRRWLPPDHKYRELGSQFDGTEEKEIAPKTLNGTSVLEMLQGRVFVFGKKVSIAKMSKRKRQAKKNTNDKGSNRKLKGKRKTCKEKSRDNPSKSKKKPEDWLKKRSIFFKLEYWECNKLRHNLDVMHIEKNVCDNLIGTLLDISSKTKDDLNARLDLVNIGIRPELHPTIDDKGKQILPPAPFTMSREKKEILCSVIQNIKTPDGYASNISRSFVRIKALVQNRAYPEGSIAEGYIADECLTYCSRFSDETTRFTRPPRNLEPSDNTKDLYMFESAGEPIGKAITVARFDNQFLVQAHRYVLRHCDELEDFRKEFLDEEKRKLPHTTSLTQSVIDRLINRSFADWLEQKVLENGAEIDEKTRALAAKPNKTVVRYSGYIINGFRLSDIVELSYRNYKVVLFRCDWYDVHHRAGMKNDEFWFSLVNFSRKIHTGQKLDDDPFVFSSQVEQVFYSEDPKTEGWHVVTRFRPRDLFDMGVEQPSDEAE, from the exons ATGGATCGAGATTGGATGAGTGAACCCAGAACATCTGCTTCCTATAAAGATGGTGTAGCACATTTCCTATCCATTGCATTTCGTGATGTTCCAGATGATGCCAAGGTCCTTTGTCGTTGTGTGAATTGTAGAAACAGAATAACACAGAATTATGATAGAGTTAAAACACATTTGAGATGTGCTGGAATTCTTCAAAGCTATACCAAGTGGATTCACCATGGTGAGAAATATGATGCACCGTCATTAGTATTCGCTCCTGTATCTGGCAACCCTAGGAATATTCCTATTTCCAGTGCTCATAAGAGCAATGTTGTAGAAGTTGGGGATGGAAGATCGGATAACATGGAAGGACTACTAAACGCTGCATTTGGCAGGGAAGATAGCTTTGAGTCTATATCGAGTGCTTCTATCGATGATGATGGTATTTATTTTGAGTCTAGCTATGCAGAACCTAATATGGTTGAGGATGAGAATAATACATTTGGAGATGGCCATAATGGGGGGGAACAAGATATGTTCACAAGGTTGTTGAAGGATGCAAAAACAAAACTATATCATGGGTGTGATAAATTTTCGAG GCAGATTTACCGAAGAATTGttatgaagcaaaaaaaaatcatccgtGGTTTAGGTCTTGGCTATCAGAAAATCCATGCTTGTCCTAAAGATTGTGTGCTCTTTCGAGGTGACAAAGATAACCAAGAGTCTTGTGATGTATGTGGTTCCTCCCGCTGGATAACTGATAAAAATGGGTATCCAGTTGAAtcaaaaggaaagaagaaaccAGCTAAAGTGTTGCGTTATTTCCCATTAATACCAAGAATCCAAAGACTATTTTCAACTGAACAAACTTCAGGAGAGATGCGATGGCACGAGGAGGGCCGTACAAAAGATGGATTGCTACGGCACCCTGCTGATGGTGAAGCTTGGAATGATTTAAATACTCGTTATCCTGGTTTTTCTGCTGATGCCCGCAATGTGCGGCTTGGTCTTGCAAGTGATGGATTCAACCCTTTCAGGAATATGAGTTCAAAGCATAGTACTTGGCCAGTGATGCTTATTCCTTATAATCTCCCGCCTTGGATTTGCATGAAACAAACATCGTTAATTTTGTCCATGATCATTCCTGGACCACATTCACCTGGGAATGATATAGATGTATATTTGGAGCCACTTGTTGATGAGCTCTTGCAACTATGGCAGGGTGTGGAAACTTATGATGCTTCTGCAAGGAAGAAATTTTCTCTCCGAGCTACATTATTATGGACATTGAATGACTTTCCTGCATTTGCTTACCTATATGGTTGGAGCACTGGAGGGAAATATGCATGTCCATCTTGTGCTACACTTACAAAATCATTTCGTCTTAAAAAAGGTGGCAAATTTTgttacatgggtcatcgtcgatggTTGCCACCGGATCACAAATATCGAGAATTGGGTAGTCAGTTTGATGGCACTGAAGAGAAGGAAATTGCACCAAAAACATTGAATGGAACTTCTGTTTTAGAAATGCTGCAGGGCAGAGTATTTGTATTTGGTAAGAAGGTAAGCATAGCCAAAATGTCAAAAAGGAAAAGACAAGCCAAAAAAAACACTAATGACAAAGGGAGCAATCGGAAACTCAAGGGTAAGAGAAAGACATGTAAGGAGAAATCAAGAGATAACCCAAGTAAGTCTAAAAAGAAACCTGAGGATTGGTTGAAAAAGAGGTCAATATTCTTTAAGCTAGAATACTGGGAGTGCAACAAATTAAGGCACAATCTAGATGTGATGCATATAGAGAAAAATGTATGTGATAATTTAATTGGAACTTTGTTGGATATTAGTTCAAAAACAAAGGATGATCTTAATGCACGACTTGACTTGGTAAATATTGGCATTCGACCAGAACTTCACCCTACAATAGATGATAAAGGAAAGCAAATATTGCCACCTGCACCCTTTACCAtgtcaagagaaaaaaaagagattctGTGTTCAGTAATTCAGAACATTAAGACTCCTGATGGTTATGCATCAAATATTTCTAG ATCATTTGTTCGAATAAAGGCACTTGTGCAAAACCGAGCTTACCCAGAGGGTTCAATTGCTGAAGGTTATATTGCAGACGAGTGCCTGACATACTGTTCGAGATTTTCAGATGAAACCACACGCTTTACAAGACCACCCAGAAACCTTGAACCTTCAGATAATACAAAGGACTTGTATATGTTTGAGAGTGCTGGTGAACCAATCGGCAAGGCTATCACCGTAGCCCGATTTGATAACCAATTTCTAGTACAAGCACATCGATATGTCTTGCGACACTGTGATGAACTTGAAGATTTTCGCAA AGAATTTCTCgatgaagagaaaagaaaactgcCTCATACAACTAGCTTAACACAGTCCGTCATCGACAGGTTGATCAATAGAAGCTTTGCTGATTGGTTGGAACAAAAG GTTTTAGAAAATGGTGCAGAAATAGATGAAAAGACAAGAGCATTGGCTGCAAAACCGAACAAAACTGTTGTTCGCTACAGTGGATACATTATTAATGGTTTCAG ATTATCAGACATTGTAGAGCTGTCATATAGAAATTACAAGGTAGTACTCTTTAGATGTGATTGGTATGATGTCCACCACAGAGCTGGTATGAAAAATGATGAATTTTGGTTCAGCCTTGTGAACTTCTCTCGGAAGATACACACTGGACAGAAATTGGATGATGATCCATTTGTGTTTTCATCCCAAGTGGAACAAGTGTTTTATTCTGAAGATCCAAAAACTGAAGGATGGCATGTGGTAACGAGATTTAGGCCCAGGGATCTTTTTGATATGGGTGTGGAACAGCCATCTGATGAAGCAGAGTAG